The Synechocystis sp. PCC 6714 genome includes the window CGCTTACCCAGTGGTGCGTTTGAAGAAAGATTTTGGAGTCTGGTAAACAGTCCTGTGTTGGATGAATTCGGAATGGTCGAGTTTATTATGCACAAGGTGGAAGATGTGACGGCGATCGTTCATGAAAATAGTTTTTCTATCCTTACAGAAAGCACGGACAGCAAAAGCCGCATTGCTCTTCAGGATATTATTTTGCAGGCAAACGAACTAAAACAGACTTTATCAAAATTGCAGGAGCATGAAGCTCGCATTCGCACTGCGGAGAGGATGCTCAATCTTGGTACTTGGGAATATAACCCCCAGACTGGCAGTCTGAATTGGTCTAGGCAGGTATTTGACATATACGATGTAGCCCCTACTCAAAAAGCACTGAATGTTGAAGAATATTTTGCCATGGTCCACCCGGATGATCGAGAAGCATCCATTGCAATTTATCAGTCCTTTATAGAAGAACATGCTCCCCAAATTGCTTTTGAGCACCGTGTAATCACCCGTGATGGCGATGTTAGGTATGTTAAAGGGGTTGGTGAATTTCATTTAACACCGGACGGGGAAATCGTTGTTGGTTGCGTTCAGGATATTACCTCGTTTATAAGAAATCGCGACAAACTTACCCAGGCAGAATACCTATTACGTCTAGCTGGTGAGAAAGCCCGGCTAGGGGGCTGGCGGGTCGAACTCGATCCCCTGGTGGTCACTTGGACGTCGGAGACTGCGGCGATTCACGGTATGCCAGCCGGTTACTCCCCCCCCGATGTTGCCACAGCAGTTCAGTTTTATGTGCCCGAATTTCGTGAATTGATTATGGGAGCTTTTGAACGTTGTGTTCAGCAGGGTGAGGCTTTTGATGTCATCTGTCAACTTCAAACACCTGACGGGCGAAGACCTTGGATACGGGCCATTGGCGAGGCCGAACGGGATACCCAAGGCAAAGTGATTGTTGTGCAGGGCGCATTTCAGGATATTTCGACCTTACGCGAGGCCCAGGAACGTTTTCAGTTAATATCCAAAGCCACCAATGATGTGATCTGGGACTGGAATTTTGCCACCAATCAAGTCTGGTGGAATGACTCCATGACGGATGTATTTGGGTATTCTTTATCGAGTCTTGAGCCTGGGCCAGAATCCTGGACCCTCCGCATTCATCCCGATGACCGAGAGCGTGTTCTCCAGAGTATCCACCAAGTTATCGACGGTGAAGATAATTACTGGCAAAGCGATTACCGTTTTATTAGAAGCGACGGCCAGTATGCGAACGTCATAGACCGTGGTTTTGTAACCCGTGATGGACAAGGCAAAGCAACCCGTATGGTGGGTAGTCTGCTGGATGTTACTGAGCGCATGGCAATGGAACAGAGGTTACGGGAATCTCAAAAACTCGAAGCGGTAGGGCACCTGACTGGGGGGGTGGCCCATGATTTCAACAATTTATTGACGATTATTCTGGGGAACGCCGAAATGTTGTCAGAACTGGTGACAGATCCAAACCTACAAAGTATGGCCGAAATGACATTGTCCGCCTCTAAGCGTGGTGCCGAATTAACCCGCCATTTGCTGGCATTTGCCCGCCGCCAACCCCTTGATCCCAAAGTGACCGATGTTAATCAGTTGGTGGAGGCGATGTGGGGACTTATTCGTCGAACCCTGCCTGAAAATATTGAACTTGAATTTATCCCCGACCCTGACCTAGGTATCACCGAGATCGACGCTGGGGAACTGGAAACGGCATTGTTGAATCTGGTCGTCAATGCCCGGGATGCCATGCAAGATGGTGGCAAGTTAACCATTGAAACCTCCACTGCGGTGCTAGATAGGGATTACGCCGATCGCCACTCTGAAGTGATACCGGGTGAGTATGTAATGATTTGTGTTTCAGATACCGGCATTGGCATGGACGAAGATACGGTAAGTCAGGCCTTTGAACCTTTTTTCACCACTAAAGCCGTGGGCAAGGGCAGTGGCCTTGGTTTAAGCATGGTCTTTGGTTTTACTAAGCAATCCGGCGG containing:
- a CDS encoding hybrid sensor histidine kinase/response regulator; the protein is MDMLNQPMESLYKRLFKASPGKILVLEPDRFEIIAVTDEYLKATVTNESDIVGKTLFEVFPDDPDDPKADGVNSLFASLQRVVSLKAADVMTIQRYPIRLPSGAFEERFWSLVNSPVLDEFGMVEFIMHKVEDVTAIVHENSFSILTESTDSKSRIALQDIILQANELKQTLSKLQEHEARIRTAERMLNLGTWEYNPQTGSLNWSRQVFDIYDVAPTQKALNVEEYFAMVHPDDREASIAIYQSFIEEHAPQIAFEHRVITRDGDVRYVKGVGEFHLTPDGEIVVGCVQDITSFIRNRDKLTQAEYLLRLAGEKARLGGWRVELDPLVVTWTSETAAIHGMPAGYSPPDVATAVQFYVPEFRELIMGAFERCVQQGEAFDVICQLQTPDGRRPWIRAIGEAERDTQGKVIVVQGAFQDISTLREAQERFQLISKATNDVIWDWNFATNQVWWNDSMTDVFGYSLSSLEPGPESWTLRIHPDDRERVLQSIHQVIDGEDNYWQSDYRFIRSDGQYANVIDRGFVTRDGQGKATRMVGSLLDVTERMAMEQRLRESQKLEAVGHLTGGVAHDFNNLLTIILGNAEMLSELVTDPNLQSMAEMTLSASKRGAELTRHLLAFARRQPLDPKVTDVNQLVEAMWGLIRRTLPENIELEFIPDPDLGITEIDAGELETALLNLVVNARDAMQDGGKLTIETSTAVLDRDYADRHSEVIPGEYVMICVSDTGIGMDEDTVSQAFEPFFTTKAVGKGSGLGLSMVFGFTKQSGGHIKIYSEPGEGTSVKLYFPRAGSAQQINYQPVKELFPEGGTEHILIAEDDDLVLKHLEGQLRSLGYRVTAVTSGPDALKALSVHSDVKLLLTDIIMPGGMNGRELADQSRAIYPKLKVLFTSGYTENAIIHHGRLDPGVDLLSKPYNRLELATKVRRVLDKDLDATTYGDSSSSQDFEIFPSKSQPKIDQQNLPQRRDRN